A genomic region of Macaca mulatta isolate MMU2019108-1 chromosome 5, T2T-MMU8v2.0, whole genome shotgun sequence contains the following coding sequences:
- the LOC100423341 gene encoding LOW QUALITY PROTEIN: uncharacterized protein LOC100423341 (The sequence of the model RefSeq protein was modified relative to this genomic sequence to represent the inferred CDS: inserted 2 bases in 2 codons; deleted 2 bases in 2 codons; substituted 2 bases at 2 genomic stop codons): MRGRERAPTQSHGPPRPRVRAVPSVSLAKQSRCEGGRGGRRSLPLAVIRTPPHXWVFAGXPLPHTGTSHAAGXPGRSQRPGPCSALRADAGRLGAVGTGPHPQGDRYPRAGPRGVAAGTKPPVPPEAKTKPRRKDPGPDPGPCGAQLGAATPGAETPARSGDPVARRAVSPQAAASQCSLLAAAPGPTGAQLSSRQSRGSLNNGAPGRGRRRRFSPCSPLGIRLGSLSCSRRGAAAGTHTAQAHTASPAACRPAPSXAGRPGPAPRPMGSELRGEGGAWGNKGRLGGAALELGVRGPAGGP; this comes from the exons ATGCGGGGACGGGAAAGAGCCCCCACCCAGAGTCACGGACCCCCTCGTCCAAGGGTCCGCGCAGTCCCCTCGGTGAGTCTGGCGAAGCAGTCTCGCTGCGAGGGAGGGCGGGGAGGGCGGCGGAGTCTCCCACTCGCGGTGATCCGGACCCCGCCCCACTAGTGGGTCTTCGCAG CCCCTCTGCCGCACACGGGGACCAGCCACGCCGCGG GACCGGGCAGAAGCCAGCGCCCGGGTCCATGCAGTGCCCTCCGC GCAGACGCGGGGAGACTGGGAGCAGTAGGGACCGGCCCCCACCCGCAGGGCGACCGGTACCCCCGCGCGGGCCCACGCGGCGTCGCAGCAGGCACGAAGCCCCCGGTGCCACCCGAGGCCAAGACAAAGCCCAGGCGCAAGGACCCCGGA CCCGACCCCGGACCCTGCGGAGCCCAGCTcggagccgccacgcccggggcAGAGACCCCCGCCCGGTCCGGAGACCCCGTCGCCCGTCGCGCCGTCTCACCTCAGGCCGCTGCCTCGCAGTGCTCGCTCCTCGCCGCTGCGCCTGGGCCGACTGGAGCGCAGCTGAGCAGCCGACAGAGCCGCGGCAGCCTCAACAATGGAGCCCCGGggcggggccgccgccgccgcttcagCCCGTGTTCCCCGCTCGGGATCCGGCTCGGATCACTGAGCTGCAGCCGGCGCGGGGCTGCGGCCGGTACACACACCGCGCAGGCGCACACGGCCTCGCCCGCCGCCTGCCGCCCCGCCCCCAGCTGAGCCGGGCGCCCAGGGCCCGCCCCCCGGCCAATGGGGAGCGAGCTGCGcggagagggcggggcctgggggaaCAAAGGGAGGTTGGGCGGGGCGGCGCTGGAACTGGGCGTGCGGGGTCCCGCGGGAGGACCATAG